The Populus nigra chromosome 19, ddPopNigr1.1, whole genome shotgun sequence genome includes a window with the following:
- the LOC133680626 gene encoding expansin-A20-like — MGALKAILLYLIIHQTWKITADDEEWKSATATYVKETSGSIIVEGACGYGDLHRATYGKYSAGLSSMLFNRGSTCGACFEVRCVDHILWCLQGSPSVILTATDFCPPNYGLSSDYGGWCNFPKEHFEMSEAAFAEIAEKNADVVPVQHRRVKCDRRGGLRFTMSGNFHFYQVLISNVGLDGEVIAVKVKGSRTAWIPMARNWGQNWQSNINLIGQPLSFEVITSSRRTLTSYNVAPANWQFGQIFEGKQF; from the exons ATGGGTGCTCTAAAAGCCATTCTTCTCTACTTGATTATACACCAAACATGGAAGATCACAGCTGATGATGAGGAATGGAAGTCTGCTACTGCAACATACGTTAAGGAGACAAGTGGATCCATCATTGTAG AAGGTGCTTGTGGGTATGGGGACCTTCACAGGGCCACCTATGGAAAATACAGTGCTGGACTAAGTAGCATGCTGTTCAACAGAGGGAGTACCTGTGGGGCTTGCTTCGAGGTCAGATGTGTAGACCACATCTTATGGTGCCTGCAGGGTAGCCCCTCCGTCATTCTCACTGCAACAGATTTCTGCCCTCCAAATTACGGGCTTTCATCGGATTATGGTGGCTGGTGTAATTTCCCCAAAGAACACTTTGAGATGTCAGAAGCGGCATTTGCTGAAATCGCAGAGAAAAATGCTGATGTTGTGCCAGTTCAACACAGAAG GGTGAAGTGTGATAGAAGGGGTGGGCTGAGATTCACAATGAGTGGAAATTTTCACTTTTATCAAGTACTCATCAGCAATGTGGGATTGGATGGTGAGGTGATTGCTGTGAAAGTGAAGGGATCAAGAACAGCATGGATACCTATGGCAAGAAACTGGGGACAAAACTGGCAATCCAATATCAACCTTATTGGACAGCCTCTATCTTTCGAGGTGATTACCAGCAGCAGAAGAACACTCACATCTTACAATGTTGCACCAGCAAACTGGCAATTTGGCCAGATATTTGAAGGCAAGCAATTCTAG
- the LOC133680628 gene encoding uncharacterized protein LOC133680628, protein MEECMRKLALWHTRTFNPVMTHEELEPIMITMGFVGLPPSSPSASSSWKVYAYMAKPPNYKYHYDHAEEQSVAPLRPKLPYPKIDGLHLYTYQAFIDAVNFYLEMSDISDLFHIRGMPLYRNVDRSRKWRRMEDDESVFVYREGTLEQTTYHLYHADKSGNEDDSVLIRVKGKNAPITCIVPLKDIIVA, encoded by the exons ATGGAGGAGTGCATGAGAAAGCTAGCCCTATGGCACACTCGAACATTCAATCCCGTTATGACTCACGAAGAGCTTGAGCCCATCATGATCACCATGGGCTTCGTGGGCCTCCCCCCTTCCTCCCCCTCCGCGTCTTCCTCGTGGAAGGTGTACGCATACATGGCTAAGCCGCCTAATTACAAGTACCACTACGACCACGCGGAGGAGCAGTCTGTAGCTCCGCTGCGGCCCAAGCTGCCTTACCCTAAGATAGATGGCCTCCACCTATACACTTACCAGGCTTTCATCGACGCCGTTAACTTCTACCTCGAGATGTCTGATATCTCCGACCTCTTCCACATTag GGGGATGCCGCTTTATCGGAATGTGGACAGAAGTAGAAAGTGGCGTCGAATGGAGGACGACGAGAGTGTGTTTGTTTACAGAGAGGGGACTCTTGAGCAAACAACATACCATCTCTACCATGCCGACAAGTCGGGCAATGAAGATGATTCTGTGCTTATTCGTGTCAAGGGCAAGAATGCTCCTATCACTTGCATTGTCCCCCTGAAGGACATCATAGTAGCATGA
- the LOC133680627 gene encoding protein THYLAKOID ASSEMBLY 8, chloroplastic-like — MATTTQTISSFHFLKNPWTPTTTQTILRPMNRTIRAAASVRSLNRKPLQKGRNLSIEAIQTIQALKLAYNNDKSLLDQVFRSKFSRLLKFDMTAVLRELLRQNHCLLALKVFEDIRVEHWYKPKVLLYNEMIQVMASNGFIEEVQLLFRYLESEITGDLQFKTDEFNQLLATLISFKLGGLVMECYEWMKSVVVGCEPDRSTFKLLVNGLESIGEFELSVVVRQDAYKFYGESLDFEAEEEEIAS, encoded by the exons ATGGCGACGACGACACAAACTATTAGTAGCTTCCATTTCCTTAAAAACCCATGGACACCAACAACAACACAAACAATTCTTCGTCCAATGAATAGAACAATAAGAGCTGCTGCTAGTGTTAGAAGCCTAAATCGAAAGCCGCTCCAGAAAGGTAGAAACCTCAGCATCGAAGCCATCCAAACAATACAAGCCTTAAAACTAGCTTACAACAACGACAAGTCACTGCTTGACCAAGTCTTCCGTTCTAAATTCAGCCGATTGTTGAAGTTCGACATGACTGCAGTTCTTCGCGAACTCCTCCGCCAGAACCACTGCCTCTTGGCTCTCAAG gttTTTGAGGATATTCGAGTGGAGCACTGGTACAAGCCAAAGGTGTTGTTGTATAATGAGATGATTCAAGTAATGGCTAGCAATGGATTCATTGAAGAGGTTCAACTTCTTTTTAGGTACCTGGAGAGTGAAATTACAGGTGATTTACAGTTTAAAACAGATGAATTTAATCAACTGTTGGCAACTCTGATCAGTTTTAAGCTGGGTGGACTTGTTATGGAGTGCTATGAATGGATGAAGTCTGTTGTAGTAGGGTGTGAACCTGATAGGTCCACGTTTAAATTACTTGTGAATGGTTTAGAGTCGATTGGCGAATTCGAGCTTTCGGTTGTTGTAAGGCAGGATGCTTACAAGTTTTATGGTGAATCCCTCGATTTTGAGGCGGAGGAGGAAGAGATAGCAAGTTGA